In one Gopherus evgoodei ecotype Sinaloan lineage chromosome 1, rGopEvg1_v1.p, whole genome shotgun sequence genomic region, the following are encoded:
- the GPR85 gene encoding probable G-protein coupled receptor 85 yields the protein MANYSHAADNILQNLSPLTAFLKLTSLGFIIGVSVVGNLLISILLVKDKTLHRAPYYFLLDLCCSDILRSAICFPFVFTSVKNGSTWTYGTLTCKVIAFLGVLSCFHTAFMLFCISVTRYLAIAHHRFYTKRLTFWTCLAVICMVWTLSVAMAFPPVLDVGTYSFIREEDQCTFQHRSFRANDSLGFMLLLALILLATQLVYLKLIFFVHDRRKMKPVQFVAAVSQNWTFHGPGASGQAAANWLAGFGRGPTPPTLLGIRQNANTTSRRRLLVLDEFKMEKRISRMFYIMTFLFLTLWGPYLVACYWRVFARGPVVPGGFLTAAVWMSFAQAGINPFVCIFSNRELRRCFSTTLLYCRKSRLPREPYCVI from the coding sequence ATGGCGAACTACAGCCATGCAGCTGACAACATTTTACAAAATCTCTCTCCTTTAACAGCCTTTCTGaaactgacttcactgggtttcATAATAGGAGTCAGTGTGGTGGGTAACCTTCTGATCTCCATTTTGCTAGTCAAAGATAAGACCTTGCATAGAGCTCCTTACTACTTCCTGCTGGATCTTTGCTGCTCAGACATCCTCAGGTCTGCTATTTGTTTCCCATTTGTTTTCACCTCTGTAAAAAACGGCTCTACTTGGACGTATGGGACTCTTACTTGCAAAGTGATTGCCTTTTTGGGGGTTTTATCCTGCTTCCACACTGCTTTCATGCTGTTCTGCATAAGTGTCACCAGGTACTTAGCTATTGCCCACCACCGGTTTTATACAAAAAGGCTGACCTTCTGGACTTGTTTGGCAGTTATCTGTATGGTGTGGACCCTTTCTGTAGCTATGGCTTTCCCCCCAGTTTTAGATGTGGGCACCTACTCATTCATTAGGGAGGAAGACCAATGCACCTTTCAGCATCGTTCTTTCAGGGCCAATGATTCTTTGGGATTTATGCTTCTTCTTGCCCTTATACTCCTAGCCACACAGCTTGTCTACCTCAAGCTGATATTTTTCGTTCATGATCGCAGGAAAATGAAGCCAGTCCAATTCGTTGCCGCGGTGAGCCAGAACTGGACTTTTCATGGCCCTGGAGCCAGTGGTCAAGCAGCAGCTAATTGGCTGGCTGGATTTGGAAGGGGTCCCACACCACCAACCTTGCTTGGAATCAGGCAAAATGCAAATACCACCAGCAGGAGAAGGCTACTGGTCTTAGATGAGTTCAAAATGGAAAAGCGAATCAGCAGAATGTTTTACATTATGACATTCCTCTTTCTGACCTTGTGGGGTCCCTATTTGGTAGCCTGTTACTGGAGAGTTTTTGCAAGAGGGCCTGTCGTACCAGGGGGATTTCTAACGGCCGCTGTCTGGATGAGTTTTGCCCAGGCGGGAATCAATCCTTTTGTCTGCATTTTCTCCAACAGGGAGCTGAGGCGCTGTTTCAGTACAACCCTTCTTTACTGCAGAAAATCCAGGTTACCAAGGGAACCTTACTGTGTTATATGA